A region from the Variovorax sp. RKNM96 genome encodes:
- a CDS encoding phage holin family protein — MRLLSLFGLSGRLRRLRIVAAEGALAAEDRVQLLRMAWEDEKQRLKLMLILVVAVLGLTTVTVALLSMAVVVHFWETPYRITAAWSVAGVWIVLWLGAAVGLLLTLRNASNSFIPARQEFERDWAWVQDSFGLGKDPEDEEAPRPPRPATREELLARMAIQRERIATLQGGRETQPASTGREAPPPNETATAAALRIARAHPVAAGVAAAAAVVVIRPKRLLRWAAVIAPILWRMR, encoded by the coding sequence ATGAGGCTGCTCTCCCTGTTCGGGCTGAGCGGCCGCCTCCGCCGGTTGCGCATCGTCGCCGCCGAAGGCGCACTGGCTGCCGAAGACCGGGTACAGCTTTTGCGCATGGCCTGGGAGGACGAGAAGCAGCGCCTGAAGCTGATGCTCATCCTCGTGGTGGCCGTGCTGGGGCTGACCACCGTCACCGTGGCCCTGCTGTCGATGGCAGTGGTGGTGCATTTCTGGGAAACGCCATACCGCATCACGGCGGCGTGGTCGGTGGCCGGCGTGTGGATCGTGCTCTGGCTGGGCGCTGCCGTCGGCCTGTTGCTGACCCTGCGCAACGCCTCCAACAGCTTCATTCCGGCCCGCCAGGAGTTCGAGCGCGACTGGGCTTGGGTGCAGGACAGCTTCGGGCTCGGCAAGGACCCGGAGGACGAAGAAGCGCCACGCCCCCCTCGGCCGGCCACGCGCGAGGAATTGCTGGCGCGAATGGCAATTCAGCGCGAGCGCATCGCGACCCTGCAAGGCGGCCGCGAGACGCAGCCGGCGAGTACCGGGCGCGAGGCTCCTCCGCCGAACGAAACGGCCACCGCCGCCGCGCTGCGGATCGCCCGGGCGCATCCCGTGGCTGCCGGCGTGGCCGCTGCGGCCGCCGTGGTGGTGATCCGCCCGAAGCGCTTGCTGCGCTGGGCGGCGGTCATCGCGCCGATCCTCTGGCGCATGCGCTGA